The Leptospira bouyouniensis genome contains a region encoding:
- a CDS encoding M48 family metallopeptidase: MPNSQNTDKFTLQNIEISVTYKDIKNIHLSVYPPNGEVVISAPLRMRKDIVRVYTISKLSWIKKQREKLQKQEREPKREFLDKESHYLFGKRYLLKLVETKSKPSIQLKSTSIILSIPKGISKPKVKKLFEDYYKSELQLKTDKIMASAQKKMGLSNITYGIRKMKTRWGSYVPGKKKVWLNTELAKKPIDCIEYIIYHELTHAFEKTHSAKFKSILSKNLPNWRELRKKLNQLPTAHVDWQY, encoded by the coding sequence TTGCCGAACAGCCAGAATACAGATAAGTTTACACTTCAAAATATTGAGATTTCTGTAACCTATAAGGATATCAAGAATATCCATCTTTCCGTTTATCCACCTAACGGAGAAGTAGTGATCTCTGCTCCGCTCCGCATGCGTAAGGATATCGTCCGAGTATACACGATTTCGAAACTTAGTTGGATCAAAAAACAAAGAGAAAAACTCCAGAAACAAGAACGAGAGCCAAAGCGAGAATTTTTAGACAAAGAATCTCATTATCTATTCGGAAAAAGATACCTGCTTAAATTGGTCGAAACAAAGTCGAAACCTTCGATCCAATTAAAATCCACTTCAATCATTCTATCTATTCCCAAAGGAATCTCAAAACCAAAAGTAAAAAAACTATTTGAAGACTACTACAAATCAGAACTTCAATTGAAAACCGATAAAATAATGGCTAGTGCCCAAAAGAAAATGGGCTTATCAAACATAACATACGGGATTCGTAAAATGAAAACGAGATGGGGTTCCTATGTTCCTGGAAAAAAGAAAGTCTGGCTCAATACCGAATTGGCAAAGAAGCCAATTGATTGTATCGAGTATATCATCTACCACGAACTAACCCATGCCTTTGAAAAAACTCATAGTGCCAAGTTTAAATCGATCTTATCTAAAAATCTACCAAATTGGAGGGAATTAAGAAAAAAGTTAAATCAGCTGCCCACTGCACATGTAGATTGGCAGTATTGA
- a CDS encoding tyrosine-type recombinase/integrase, which yields MLKLTNIDANLPSRPQYKVCVSKFVNWIGRRPISEETLREYFQFLLKEMSPASVRLAKTSIKLWILKSHPSRNNIVFKNGIQMLFHELKVPKPNVSVTDSKLLTEKELKLMAKKLPKKYSLILRILYGTGCRISELLSVKISQCNDLQSHIETKVIGKGGKENILIISKSLYMKTKEVFGGSEYLFENSLTGKPYTRQMVHRNFKSIGLIELNRRVYPHQTRHSRISHLLRQGKPLDAVSRFANHFSSSFTATVYGQNKLDTKEILKSSYI from the coding sequence ATGTTAAAGTTAACAAACATTGACGCTAATCTGCCAAGTAGACCTCAATATAAAGTATGTGTGTCCAAATTCGTAAATTGGATAGGTCGGAGACCTATCAGTGAAGAAACGCTTCGTGAGTACTTCCAATTTTTGTTGAAGGAAATGTCTCCTGCTTCAGTTCGATTAGCAAAAACTTCAATAAAACTATGGATATTAAAAAGTCATCCTAGTCGAAATAATATTGTGTTTAAGAATGGGATTCAGATGCTTTTCCACGAATTGAAGGTTCCTAAACCAAATGTCTCTGTTACAGACTCAAAGCTTCTGACAGAAAAGGAGTTGAAACTTATGGCAAAGAAGCTCCCGAAAAAGTATTCTTTGATTCTGCGGATTTTGTATGGAACTGGTTGCAGAATTAGTGAATTGTTGTCGGTCAAAATTTCACAATGCAACGATTTGCAATCGCATATTGAAACTAAGGTCATTGGTAAGGGAGGAAAGGAAAATATTCTAATAATTTCAAAGAGCCTCTACATGAAAACTAAAGAGGTTTTCGGAGGAAGTGAATATTTATTCGAGAATTCACTGACTGGTAAACCGTACACTAGGCAAATGGTCCATCGAAATTTCAAAAGCATTGGATTAATTGAATTGAATCGACGAGTTTATCCGCATCAGACTCGTCACAGTAGAATTAGCCATTTATTGCGGCAAGGGAAGCCCTTAGATGCAGTTTCTCGATTCGCAAATCATTTTAGCAGTTCGTTCACTGCTACCGTGTATGGACAAAATAAATTAGATACAAAGGAAATTCTTAAATCGTCATATATTTAA
- a CDS encoding 3'-5' exonuclease → MIGLSIDIETSGLDILQSSIIEIGVVQWDFIGNKPLNMFSKLVRHGKNEQNFSSEIEKITGIANSDLNHFGYNLAEVLFEVKELIKYSDFLCGHNAILFDREILYRLFLNQINYRLECHWIDTMFDLETNDEFGSRKLRDLIKIFDIPSFLDHRAFFDALSVILLISKTGFEQCYKNSLSNLIRISIELEYENREQAKRKGFFWNKNLKCWEKIIRSHKKSGYMMSNLKEEIIYFP, encoded by the coding sequence ATGATTGGATTATCTATTGATATTGAGACTTCGGGTTTAGATATTCTTCAATCATCTATCATAGAAATTGGTGTTGTCCAGTGGGATTTTATAGGAAATAAGCCACTTAATATGTTTAGTAAATTAGTTCGGCATGGCAAGAATGAACAAAATTTTTCATCAGAAATTGAGAAAATAACTGGAATAGCCAATTCAGATTTGAATCATTTTGGTTATAATTTAGCTGAAGTTCTATTTGAAGTAAAAGAACTTATAAAATATTCGGACTTCCTTTGTGGTCACAATGCGATTTTATTTGATCGTGAGATTTTATATAGGCTATTTCTTAATCAAATTAATTACCGACTAGAGTGTCATTGGATTGATACAATGTTCGACTTGGAAACGAATGATGAATTCGGATCACGAAAATTGCGTGATTTAATTAAAATTTTTGATATTCCTTCTTTTTTAGATCATAGGGCTTTTTTTGATGCTCTTTCTGTTATTTTACTAATTTCAAAAACTGGATTTGAACAATGTTATAAAAATTCATTATCAAATCTTATTCGTATTTCAATAGAACTTGAATACGAAAATAGAGAACAAGCAAAGAGGAAAGGTTTTTTTTGGAACAAAAATCTTAAATGCTGGGAAAAAATAATTAGAAGTCATAAAAAAAGTGGGTACATGATGTCGAATTTGAAAGAGGAGATTATTTATTTTCCATAG